A DNA window from Calliphora vicina chromosome 1, idCalVici1.1, whole genome shotgun sequence contains the following coding sequences:
- the LOC135964044 gene encoding pyridoxal phosphate homeostasis protein, with amino-acid sequence MIKRIMSDVDVKAGIQHILKRIDVAYELRPKELKANKPLLVAVSKTKPVEMIIDAYSVGQRHFGENYIQELVEKGNHPDILAQCPDIKWHFIGHLQSNKINKIIKLPNLFMIETVDSQKLANHLNNAWEKIETENKQPLQVLIQINTSGEEAKNGVQPSEASSLYKFIKENLKQLDVKGVMTIGAFGFDYSQGPNPDFVKLMEVHKQICKENQLNDAELQVSMGMSDDFEKAIEMGSTIVRVGSSIFGYRAKKTTTA; translated from the exons ATGATAAAACGAATCATGTCGGATGTTGATGTAAAAGCTGGTATTCAACACATTCTAAAACGGATTGATGTCGCTTACGAGCTACGGCCGaag GAGTTAAAGGCAAACAAACCCCTTTTAGTGGCTGTTAGCAAAACTAAACCTGTAGAAATGATTATTGATGCCTATTCGGTGGGTCAGCGTCATTTCGGCGAGAATTATATACAGGAATTGGTGGAAAAAGGCAATCATCCTGATATTTTGGCTCAGTGTCCCGATATTAAGTGGCATTTTATTGGACATTTacaaagtaataaaataaataag atCATAAAACTACCCAATTTATTTATGATCGAAACTGTGGACAGTCAAAAATTAGCTAACCATTTGAATAATGCCTGGGAAAAGATAGAAACTGAAAATAAACAACCATTACAAGTGctcatacaaataaatacaagtgGTGAAGAAG CTAAAAATGGCGTTCAACCCAGTGAGGCTTCCTCGttgtataaattcattaaaGAAAATCTAAAGCAACTCGATGTTAAGGGTGTTATGACCATTGGAGCATTTGGTTTTGACTACAGCCAAGGACCAAATCCCGACTTTGTGAAACTAATGGAAGTGCACAAACAAATATGCaaagaaaatcaattaaatgaCGCTGAATTGCAGGTGTCGATGGGCATGTCGGATGATTTTGAAAAGGCG ATTGAAATGGGTAGTACTATTGTGCGTGTGGGAAGTTCTATTTTTGGTTATCGGGCTAAAAAGACCACTACTGCTTAA